A region of Halalkaliarchaeum desulfuricum DNA encodes the following proteins:
- a CDS encoding zinc-binding dehydrogenase translates to MKAVQFTEHGDRSVITYDDYPEPDVGRNEVLIDVKAGALNHLDIWTRRGLPGIDPEMPHVPGSDAAGVVLETGPDVTRFDEGDRVALSAGVGCGRCEFCRDGDESMCVRYRIIGEHLPGVHAERAAVPEDNLIPVPDDVDWEIAGSATLVFQTAWRMLVDRADLEAGETVLVLGASGGVGHAAVQIAAHAGAEVFAAASTDEKLQYADDCGADHLINYETQNFAGAIRELTGKRGVDVVVDHVGEATYDDSLKSLAKGGRLVTCGATTGPNPPAGLNRIFWNQLSVIGSTMATPGQADDVLSLVWDGTFEPRIREVLPMSRTARAHELLENREGFGKVVVKPDSEF, encoded by the coding sequence ATGAAGGCGGTGCAATTCACCGAGCACGGGGACCGGAGTGTCATCACGTACGACGACTATCCGGAGCCCGATGTCGGTCGGAACGAGGTGCTGATCGATGTGAAGGCGGGGGCGCTCAACCACCTGGACATCTGGACCCGCCGGGGGCTTCCGGGGATCGATCCCGAGATGCCCCACGTGCCCGGAAGCGACGCCGCCGGCGTCGTACTCGAGACGGGTCCGGACGTCACCCGGTTCGACGAGGGGGACCGCGTTGCCCTCTCGGCTGGGGTGGGCTGTGGACGCTGTGAGTTCTGTCGGGACGGCGACGAGTCGATGTGCGTCCGGTATCGGATCATCGGGGAGCACCTCCCGGGGGTCCACGCCGAGCGCGCGGCGGTCCCCGAGGACAACCTGATCCCCGTCCCGGACGACGTCGACTGGGAGATCGCCGGCTCCGCGACGCTCGTGTTCCAGACCGCCTGGCGGATGCTCGTCGATCGGGCCGATCTCGAGGCCGGGGAGACGGTGCTCGTTTTGGGCGCCTCCGGCGGCGTGGGCCACGCGGCCGTCCAGATCGCCGCCCACGCCGGCGCCGAGGTGTTTGCGGCCGCCTCCACCGACGAGAAACTGCAGTACGCCGACGACTGCGGGGCGGATCACCTCATCAACTACGAGACGCAGAACTTCGCGGGGGCGATCCGGGAGTTGACCGGGAAACGCGGCGTCGACGTCGTGGTCGATCACGTCGGGGAGGCGACGTACGACGACTCGCTGAAGTCGCTCGCGAAGGGCGGTCGCCTGGTCACCTGCGGGGCGACGACCGGGCCGAACCCGCCAGCTGGCCTGAACCGAATCTTCTGGAACCAACTGTCCGTGATCGGATCGACGATGGCAACGCCCGGCCAGGCGGACGACGTGCTCTCGCTCGTCTGGGACGGGACGTTCGAACCCCGGATCCGGGAGGTGCTGCCGATGAGCCGCACCGCCCGGGCCCACGAACTGCTGGAGAACCGTGAGGGCTTTGGCAAGGTAGTCGTAAAACCCGACAGTGAGTTCTGA
- a CDS encoding CPBP family intramembrane glutamic endopeptidase, whose product MSTLTTERGDILRPAFAIVSGTLVGAFGLALGTVLTLFAAALLFGIGIELTAASLLVLTLIFTQGVGCAGVALAYPRIRPRVAAFLRERVPAFEDAREEFSLPASVPSLRELLLVVGGYVTALGLAFAGAFLLTQVEADAGANQAAEIGMQNPEVLLFLIPASFLIIGPGEELLFRGVVQGRFREVLGPVAGIGLASAIFAGIHIFALTGGTLTGNLLALGVLFFPSLVFGVAYEVTDNLVVPSLIHGAYNATLFSLLYVVVRFGPELEEMAAAAL is encoded by the coding sequence ATGTCGACCCTCACGACCGAGCGAGGGGATATCCTCCGTCCGGCGTTCGCGATCGTCAGCGGCACGCTCGTGGGCGCGTTCGGCCTCGCGCTCGGTACGGTCCTCACCCTTTTCGCAGCGGCCCTGCTCTTTGGAATCGGTATCGAACTCACTGCTGCGTCGTTGCTGGTCCTCACACTGATCTTCACTCAGGGTGTGGGCTGTGCCGGTGTTGCGCTGGCGTATCCCCGTATCCGTCCCAGGGTGGCGGCGTTCCTCCGCGAGCGGGTGCCGGCGTTCGAGGACGCTCGCGAGGAGTTCAGTCTGCCCGCGTCAGTGCCGTCGCTACGCGAACTTCTCCTCGTCGTCGGTGGCTACGTAACCGCGCTCGGGTTGGCGTTTGCCGGAGCGTTCCTGTTGACCCAGGTGGAAGCGGATGCAGGTGCAAACCAGGCGGCGGAGATCGGCATGCAGAATCCGGAGGTCCTGTTGTTTTTGATCCCGGCATCGTTTTTGATCATCGGCCCCGGCGAGGAACTGCTGTTCCGTGGGGTCGTCCAGGGACGGTTTCGGGAGGTACTCGGTCCCGTGGCCGGGATCGGGCTCGCGAGCGCCATCTTCGCCGGCATTCACATCTTCGCGCTCACGGGCGGGACGCTGACCGGCAACCTCCTCGCGCTCGGAGTCCTGTTTTTCCCGAGTCTGGTGTTCGGGGTCGCCTACGAGGTGACCGACAACCTCGTCGTTCCCTCGCTCATCCACGGCGCGTACAACGCCACGCTGTTTTCGCTTCTGTACGTCGTCGTCCGGTTCGGACCCGAACTGGAGGAGATGGCCGCAGCGGCCCTGTGA
- a CDS encoding NADPH-dependent FMN reductase, with protein MTHVVAVSGSLRNASRTRRSLEIVLEGVTDAGGTGELIDLEEYMLPPLNPEDEAGDDVVAFRRSLRTSDAIVLGTPMYHGSYSGVLKNAIDHCGFDEFEGKTVGLLAVAGGSFPVTALDHLRSVCRALDAWVLPHQAAVPNSGSAFQDGQLVDDGLETRLETLGRRTVTYANIEPEPPTFESDHNEGA; from the coding sequence ATGACACATGTGGTTGCAGTTTCCGGGAGCCTCCGGAACGCCAGTCGGACTCGCCGTTCGCTCGAGATCGTCCTCGAGGGGGTCACCGACGCCGGCGGCACAGGCGAACTGATCGATCTCGAGGAGTACATGCTCCCGCCGTTGAACCCCGAGGACGAGGCTGGCGACGATGTCGTGGCGTTCAGACGGTCGCTGCGCACATCCGACGCGATCGTTCTTGGAACGCCGATGTATCACGGCTCGTACTCGGGCGTCCTGAAGAACGCGATCGACCACTGCGGCTTCGACGAGTTCGAGGGGAAGACGGTCGGACTGCTCGCGGTTGCCGGCGGCTCGTTCCCGGTTACTGCGCTGGATCACCTCCGGTCTGTCTGCCGGGCGCTCGACGCCTGGGTGCTCCCGCATCAGGCTGCGGTGCCGAATTCTGGAAGCGCCTTCCAGGACGGGCAACTCGTCGACGATGGGCTCGAAACGCGACTCGAGACCCTCGGCCGTCGGACGGTCACGTACGCGAACATCGAACCCGAACCGCCGACGTTCGAGAGCGACCACAACGAGGGAGCCTGA
- a CDS encoding Nmad3 family putative nucleotide modification protein produces the protein MSPSPHRAVAINVGANTSLPGFRGPIYPDGSFEYVPIPERESTDPDASVPTYGDLAASLRTPIPEELFDREVHLDPEFAGYPCCERYTYGDEHGVKAGPLSRLDPGDRLYFYATLSSVESTGGADSHDGNNWLPPEWGAFLIGHFEVEQSLTGEAYAELSPGERGPFANNAHVKRTEVDAAVFVLGTDESRLYDRAVPLSTPEAGSEANDLVTRLSNDSGRGPWWRRVLRFDPDAAGELAAVVRRRAHESTGGK, from the coding sequence ATGTCGCCATCACCCCACCGCGCCGTGGCGATCAACGTGGGCGCAAACACGTCGCTTCCCGGCTTTCGCGGGCCGATATACCCCGACGGGAGCTTCGAGTACGTCCCGATTCCCGAGCGAGAATCGACGGATCCCGACGCGTCGGTTCCGACGTACGGCGACCTTGCGGCCTCCCTCCGGACGCCGATCCCGGAGGAGTTGTTCGACCGGGAGGTCCACCTCGATCCGGAGTTCGCCGGCTATCCGTGTTGTGAACGGTACACGTACGGCGACGAACACGGCGTGAAAGCCGGTCCGCTGTCCAGACTCGACCCCGGCGACCGTCTCTACTTTTATGCCACGCTCTCGAGCGTCGAATCCACCGGCGGGGCGGACAGTCACGACGGGAACAACTGGCTACCGCCGGAGTGGGGCGCGTTTCTCATCGGCCACTTCGAGGTAGAACAGAGCCTCACCGGGGAGGCGTACGCGGAACTGTCCCCAGGCGAGCGCGGGCCGTTCGCAAACAACGCCCACGTGAAGCGGACGGAAGTCGACGCCGCGGTGTTCGTCCTCGGAACCGACGAGTCCAGGCTGTACGACCGGGCCGTTCCGCTTTCGACACCGGAGGCCGGAAGCGAGGCGAACGACCTGGTCACCCGGCTGTCGAACGACTCCGGCCGGGGACCGTGGTGGCGGCGCGTCCTCCGGTTCGATCCCGACGCCGCCGGCGAGTTGGCAGCCGTCGTCCGCCGACGGGCGCACGAATCCACCGGGGGAAAGTGA
- a CDS encoding FtsZ/tubulin family protein, with translation MSLGPKLSTTPMTTDEELRHVADAVESSLSVVGCGPRGAAAVDGFRGDCSLAPGASDAGQSVNRQATVVAVDVGDVGMEGSDADTATRNPTPEAGETLSSVESSCRGDDAFSIVVVGVPSRFGVSERAAIDRLQGIADAVVLVRDGWLPGAISQLVALIEEAGVVNLDLADVQTLLSPDGMGTLSSGTGPESTPETAVSAALEGVISDVDVAAASGAIVDVSGTPDLSVDGAASLVGCVRDRIDGEAHVIWGTAVDEETSGSSQPGGADGSVRVRLLLSGIEPPEPTRSPGDRCPRCDGTLSGYTMGDSTTIACDACGYAGVSRR, from the coding sequence ATGAGCCTCGGTCCGAAACTCTCGACAACGCCGATGACGACCGACGAGGAACTCAGACACGTTGCCGACGCGGTCGAGTCGTCGCTTTCGGTCGTCGGCTGTGGTCCTCGCGGAGCTGCTGCAGTCGACGGGTTCCGTGGGGACTGCTCGCTCGCTCCCGGGGCCAGCGACGCGGGACAGTCGGTAAACCGGCAGGCGACCGTCGTCGCGGTCGACGTCGGCGACGTCGGCATGGAGGGGTCCGACGCCGACACCGCAACCCGGAACCCGACTCCCGAGGCCGGTGAAACGCTGTCGTCGGTCGAGTCTTCGTGCCGGGGCGACGACGCGTTCTCGATCGTTGTCGTCGGAGTCCCCTCCCGGTTCGGGGTGAGCGAACGTGCGGCGATCGACCGGCTCCAGGGGATCGCCGACGCAGTCGTACTCGTCCGGGACGGATGGCTCCCCGGGGCGATTTCACAGCTCGTTGCCCTGATCGAGGAGGCCGGGGTGGTGAACCTCGACCTGGCAGACGTTCAGACGCTGTTGTCGCCTGACGGGATGGGAACACTCTCCAGTGGCACCGGTCCGGAATCGACGCCGGAGACCGCCGTCTCCGCCGCGCTCGAGGGTGTGATTTCCGACGTCGACGTGGCGGCCGCAAGCGGTGCGATCGTCGACGTGTCGGGGACTCCTGATCTGAGCGTCGACGGCGCGGCATCTCTGGTCGGATGTGTCCGGGATCGCATCGACGGGGAGGCTCACGTCATCTGGGGGACCGCAGTCGACGAGGAGACCTCCGGATCGTCCCAACCGGGCGGTGCGGACGGGAGCGTTCGCGTCCGGCTGCTCCTTTCGGGGATCGAACCGCCGGAGCCGACGCGTTCCCCGGGCGACCGGTGTCCCCGCTGTGACGGGACGCTTTCGGGCTACACAATGGGGGACAGTACCACGATCGCCTGTGACGCCTGCGGCTATGCCGGTGTCTCGAGGCGGTAA
- the sufB gene encoding Fe-S cluster assembly protein SufB: protein MSSEEHLKQTDTEARFEFKKEEKSAFAAEKGLTEETIRVISEDKDEPEWMLQRRLRALEQYKEMPMPTDWPGQPDLSELDVDQIVPYIRPDVDVRGGVDDWTELPDEIKDTFDKLGIPEAEKNALSGVGAQYESEVVYQNMQEQWEEKGVIFCNMDKAVQEHEDLVREHFMTKCVPPSDNKFAALHGAIWSGGSFVYVPEGVTVEMPVQAYFRMNSEGMGQFEHTLIIAEEGSEVHYIEGCSAPKYSAFNLHSGGVEVFVGEDAHVQYSTVQNWSKNTYNLNTKRAIAEKGGRMEWISGSMGSKATMLYPSTILKGRGASDNHITIAMAGEGQDIDTGAKVYHNAPNTKSTIESKSIAKDGGRTNYRGLVHIADGAENSSTAVECDALMFDNESTSDTMPYMEINESKVDVAHEATVGKIGDEDIFYLQSRGLDDDDAKQMIVSGFIEPITEELPIEYAVELNRLVELEMEGSLG, encoded by the coding sequence ATGAGTTCAGAAGAACACCTCAAGCAGACGGACACGGAAGCCCGCTTCGAGTTCAAAAAAGAAGAGAAGTCGGCCTTCGCCGCCGAGAAGGGGCTGACCGAGGAGACGATCCGTGTCATCTCGGAGGACAAAGACGAACCCGAGTGGATGCTCCAGCGCCGCCTTCGCGCACTGGAGCAGTACAAGGAGATGCCGATGCCCACCGACTGGCCCGGACAGCCGGACCTCTCGGAACTCGATGTCGACCAGATCGTCCCGTACATCCGCCCGGACGTCGATGTTCGGGGCGGCGTCGACGACTGGACGGAGTTGCCCGACGAGATCAAGGACACGTTCGACAAGCTCGGCATTCCCGAAGCCGAGAAGAACGCCCTCTCGGGCGTCGGTGCCCAGTACGAGTCGGAGGTCGTCTACCAGAACATGCAAGAACAGTGGGAAGAGAAGGGCGTCATCTTCTGCAACATGGACAAGGCCGTCCAGGAGCACGAGGATCTCGTCCGCGAGCACTTCATGACGAAGTGCGTCCCCCCGAGCGACAACAAGTTCGCCGCGTTACACGGGGCGATCTGGTCCGGTGGCTCGTTCGTGTACGTTCCGGAGGGCGTCACCGTCGAGATGCCGGTGCAAGCGTACTTCCGGATGAACTCCGAGGGCATGGGCCAGTTCGAGCACACGCTCATCATCGCCGAGGAGGGCTCGGAGGTCCACTACATCGAGGGCTGTTCCGCGCCGAAGTACTCGGCGTTCAACCTCCACTCCGGCGGCGTGGAGGTGTTCGTCGGGGAGGACGCCCACGTGCAGTACTCCACCGTCCAGAACTGGTCGAAGAACACCTACAACCTCAACACGAAACGCGCCATCGCCGAGAAGGGCGGGCGCATGGAGTGGATCTCCGGGTCGATGGGGTCGAAAGCGACGATGCTGTACCCCTCGACGATCCTCAAGGGTCGCGGCGCGTCGGACAACCACATTACCATCGCCATGGCCGGCGAGGGCCAGGACATCGACACCGGCGCGAAGGTGTATCACAACGCGCCGAACACGAAATCGACGATCGAGTCGAAGTCGATCGCCAAGGACGGCGGCCGCACGAACTACCGCGGGCTCGTCCACATCGCCGACGGCGCCGAGAACTCCTCGACGGCCGTCGAGTGTGACGCGCTGATGTTCGACAACGAATCGACGTCGGACACGATGCCGTACATGGAGATCAACGAATCGAAGGTCGACGTCGCCCACGAGGCGACAGTCGGAAAGATCGGCGACGAGGACATCTTCTACCTCCAGTCGCGCGGTCTCGACGACGACGACGCGAAACAGATGATCGTCTCGGGGTTCATCGAGCCGATCACGGAGGAACTGCCCATCGAGTACGCCGTCGAGCTCAACCGGCTCGTCGAACTGGAGATGGAGGGAAGCCTCGGGTAA
- the sufD gene encoding Fe-S cluster assembly protein SufD, translating into MSTQVTANLSEDVVRQLSEERNEPDWLTNTRLEALAALEGLDLPDVIQTPGRRWTNLEALDFESLVDPLDQSDETIRDVEGDAEVLTFREAIDEHEELVRETFGSVIDPHHNYLTALSTALFTTGTVIYVPEGVDAGDVTIRAEMNSRSLFSQTLVVTEKSASVTILESIESGDVEVDGHRYFSNLVEVVGGENSYVQYGSLQNVDRETYTYTLKRGDADTYATVNWIEGNLGSQLTRSDVETELNGDGSETKIVGAFFGHEEQHLDINARVWHQAEHTTADLVTRGVLDDEARSVYEGVQDVGRDAWNTSSYQRENTLMLSDESEADASPKLIIHNHDTEASHSATVGQVDAEEMFYMTSRALDPTTARNMLVEGFFVPVLEEIEVDAFREELQELIAARLR; encoded by the coding sequence ATGAGTACGCAGGTAACAGCAAACCTCTCCGAGGACGTCGTTCGACAGCTCTCGGAGGAACGAAACGAGCCGGACTGGCTTACGAACACCCGCCTGGAGGCGCTTGCAGCGCTCGAGGGGCTCGATCTCCCGGACGTCATTCAGACGCCCGGGCGCCGGTGGACGAACCTCGAGGCGCTCGACTTCGAGTCGCTGGTCGATCCGCTCGACCAGTCCGACGAGACCATCAGAGACGTCGAGGGCGACGCGGAGGTACTGACGTTCCGCGAGGCGATCGACGAGCACGAGGAACTCGTCCGCGAGACGTTCGGCTCCGTGATCGATCCGCACCACAACTACCTCACCGCGCTATCGACGGCGCTTTTCACGACCGGGACCGTCATCTACGTCCCGGAGGGCGTCGACGCGGGCGACGTGACGATCCGCGCGGAGATGAATTCCCGATCGCTGTTCAGTCAGACCCTCGTTGTCACCGAGAAATCGGCGTCGGTGACGATCCTCGAGAGTATCGAATCGGGCGACGTCGAGGTGGACGGTCACCGCTACTTCAGTAACCTCGTGGAGGTCGTCGGCGGCGAGAACAGCTACGTCCAGTACGGCTCGCTCCAGAACGTCGACCGGGAGACGTACACGTACACGCTCAAACGCGGCGACGCCGACACCTACGCTACGGTGAACTGGATCGAGGGCAACCTCGGCTCCCAACTCACCCGTTCGGACGTCGAAACCGAACTCAACGGCGACGGCTCCGAGACGAAGATCGTCGGCGCCTTCTTCGGCCACGAGGAGCAGCACCTCGACATCAACGCCCGCGTGTGGCATCAGGCGGAACACACCACCGCCGATCTCGTCACCCGGGGCGTCCTCGACGACGAGGCGCGCTCGGTGTACGAGGGCGTCCAGGACGTCGGTCGCGACGCCTGGAACACCTCCTCCTACCAGCGGGAGAACACGCTGATGCTCTCCGACGAGTCCGAAGCCGACGCCTCGCCGAAGCTGATCATCCACAACCACGACACCGAGGCGAGCCACTCGGCGACGGTCGGGCAGGTCGACGCCGAGGAGATGTTCTACATGACCTCCCGGGCGCTCGACCCGACGACCGCACGGAACATGCTCGTCGAGGGCTTTTTCGTGCCGGTGCTCGAGGAGATCGAGGTCGACGCGTTCCGCGAGGAGCTCCAGGAACTGATCGCCGCGCGGCTGCGGTAG
- a CDS encoding ABC transporter ATP-binding protein, with product MATLTISNLHTEVAQEDGEKILRGVDLEVSSGEIHALMGPNGSGKSTLAKVIAGHPAYEVTEGSITLELTDEDLSDIDAELDEDDYTWELLDLEPNERAALGIFLGFQYPAEIEGVTMTNFLRQALNAKLEERQELFEEDGEEAETEDEAGYDTSPMEGPADDGDVSVAEFQGLLQEKMEQLDMDSKFAQRYLNAGFSGGEKKQNEVLQAALLEPAIAVLDEIDSGLDIDRLQDVSNGINALRDEQGSGILQITHYQRILDYVEPDYVHVMIDGEIAKSGGAELAHELEDEGYDWVRDELQGAA from the coding sequence CCTCCACACCGAAGTCGCACAGGAAGACGGGGAAAAAATCCTCCGTGGCGTCGACCTGGAAGTCAGTTCCGGGGAGATCCACGCGCTGATGGGGCCGAACGGCTCCGGAAAGTCGACGCTCGCGAAAGTCATTGCCGGCCATCCCGCCTACGAAGTCACCGAGGGCTCGATCACGCTCGAGTTGACCGACGAGGACCTCTCGGATATCGACGCAGAGCTCGACGAAGACGACTACACCTGGGAGTTACTCGACCTCGAACCCAACGAGCGTGCAGCGCTGGGAATCTTCCTGGGGTTCCAGTACCCCGCCGAGATCGAAGGCGTCACGATGACGAACTTCCTCCGGCAGGCGCTCAACGCCAAACTGGAGGAACGCCAGGAGCTGTTCGAGGAAGACGGGGAGGAAGCCGAGACCGAAGACGAGGCGGGCTACGACACCTCGCCGATGGAAGGCCCCGCCGACGACGGCGACGTGAGCGTCGCCGAGTTCCAGGGGCTGCTCCAGGAGAAGATGGAACAGCTCGACATGGACTCGAAGTTCGCCCAGCGGTACCTCAACGCCGGCTTCTCGGGCGGCGAGAAGAAACAAAACGAGGTGCTGCAGGCGGCCCTGCTCGAACCCGCGATCGCGGTGCTCGACGAGATCGACTCCGGGCTCGACATCGACCGACTCCAGGACGTCTCGAACGGGATCAACGCGCTCCGGGACGAACAGGGAAGCGGCATCCTCCAGATCACCCACTACCAGCGCATCCTCGATTACGTCGAACCGGACTACGTCCACGTCATGATCGACGGCGAGATCGCCAAAAGCGGCGGCGCCGAACTCGCCCACGAACTCGAAGACGAGGGCTACGACTGGGTTCGCGATGAATTACAGGGGGCGGCGTAA
- a CDS encoding NUDIX hydrolase, which yields MPGGMAWETTASEIDYACPGFDVRRDEVTLPDGTDTDYHYVDESPAVVVLPFTPEGDVVVIEEWRQAVGRVNRGLPAGSVDEGDSDLETAARRELAEETGYEADSLEHLTTVEPTNGIANSLHHHFLARECEPTADRGLDFNETIRVETTDYADLLSGVVDGHLRDGRTALAVMHYELTRR from the coding sequence ATGCCGGGCGGCATGGCCTGGGAGACGACAGCCTCCGAGATCGACTACGCCTGCCCGGGATTCGACGTCCGGCGGGACGAGGTGACGCTCCCGGACGGCACCGACACCGACTACCACTACGTCGACGAATCGCCTGCTGTTGTGGTGTTACCGTTCACTCCGGAGGGTGATGTCGTCGTGATCGAAGAGTGGCGACAGGCCGTCGGCCGGGTGAACCGCGGGCTCCCGGCCGGAAGCGTCGACGAGGGGGACTCCGACCTCGAAACTGCAGCGAGACGGGAACTCGCGGAGGAAACCGGCTACGAGGCCGACTCGCTCGAACACCTCACCACGGTCGAGCCGACAAACGGGATCGCCAACTCGCTGCATCATCACTTCCTCGCCCGGGAATGTGAGCCCACGGCCGACCGGGGTCTCGACTTCAACGAAACGATCCGTGTTGAGACCACCGACTACGCGGACCTGCTTTCCGGCGTCGTCGACGGGCACCTCCGGGATGGGCGAACTGCCCTCGCGGTGATGCACTATGAGTTGACGCGTCGGTAG
- a CDS encoding DEAD/DEAH box helicase translates to MDDLVAWLRDRPYYEGQIVTHDRHPAREPQFSDVELEPRLQGLLADRGIDSLYAHQADAIEAVREGDDVVLATETASGKSLAYTVPAFERAMDHGGRTLYLGPQNALIADQLETLAELARGLGFGSRVSVDQYTGRLSKTEKREVRDRRPTVLLSNPDMVHYALLPHGHRLWEWLFSSLELVVVDEVHSYRGVFGSQVALTLRRLRRLCERFGSDPQFVCCSATIGNPVEHASRVTGRPADGFRLVDTDASGRGPRHWILWNPPEYDADWSDRSAGEGGRRRSSHAESMRLFVDLLVRGHQTLSFTRARQTAERYAQESARELRERGQRDLAGAVQAYQGSLRGDRRRSIERQLDAGEIRGVWSTNALELGVDVGGLDAVILDGYPGTRMETFQRAGRAGRGSEPAAVIMVAGEDQLDQYLMGHPDELFDGDPEEAITDPENDRLLRNHVPCAATENWLSPDDEGYFGESFPDVVADLEASGTLSRRETDAGLRWLFDGGGSPQHGMSLRRIDDREVDLLDRRDGDVIASLGFSDALRDAHPGAIYHHQGETYEVAELDLDRDVAELTPTWADYYTRVLTDKTIEVDEDRKRRPLSARPETSVRFADLSVTEQVTGYERRDGSTGEPLGRVDLELPETTLSTTGLYVTVPPGVERGMRALGRENGTGAAGELALAGGIHAAEHGVISLFPLEFLCDRADVGGLSTPRHPHTDRATVFVYDGYPGGVGLTRRGFEVAESLFDRTARLIDGCGCEDGCPACVQSPHCGNANEPLEPEPAVAFLNELVGADRSGRK, encoded by the coding sequence GTGGACGACCTCGTCGCCTGGCTTCGGGATAGACCCTACTACGAGGGACAGATCGTCACCCACGATCGACACCCGGCACGGGAACCGCAGTTTTCCGACGTCGAACTGGAGCCACGACTCCAGGGCCTTCTCGCGGATCGAGGGATCGATTCCCTGTACGCCCACCAGGCTGACGCCATCGAAGCGGTCCGGGAGGGAGACGACGTCGTGCTCGCGACCGAGACGGCAAGCGGGAAGTCACTCGCGTACACGGTGCCGGCGTTCGAGCGCGCGATGGACCACGGCGGCCGGACGCTGTATCTCGGCCCACAGAACGCCCTGATCGCCGATCAGCTGGAGACGCTCGCGGAACTGGCCCGGGGACTGGGGTTCGGCTCCCGGGTTTCAGTCGATCAGTACACCGGACGGCTGTCGAAGACCGAAAAGCGCGAGGTTCGCGATCGGCGGCCGACGGTGCTGCTTTCGAACCCCGACATGGTCCACTACGCGCTGTTGCCGCACGGCCACCGGCTGTGGGAGTGGCTGTTCTCCTCGCTTGAACTGGTCGTCGTCGACGAGGTGCACAGCTACCGGGGCGTGTTCGGCTCCCAGGTGGCGTTGACGCTCCGTCGGCTCCGCCGGCTCTGTGAACGGTTCGGCTCGGACCCGCAGTTCGTCTGCTGCTCGGCGACGATCGGCAACCCCGTCGAACACGCCTCGCGGGTGACCGGCCGACCTGCCGACGGGTTCCGGCTTGTCGACACCGACGCCTCCGGTCGGGGTCCGCGCCACTGGATACTCTGGAACCCACCGGAGTACGACGCCGACTGGAGCGACCGGAGTGCGGGAGAGGGTGGTCGCAGGCGGTCGAGTCACGCCGAGTCGATGCGGCTGTTCGTCGACCTGCTCGTCCGCGGACACCAGACGCTGTCGTTCACCCGGGCGCGCCAGACCGCAGAGCGGTACGCCCAGGAGAGCGCCCGCGAACTCCGAGAGCGGGGACAGCGCGATCTGGCGGGGGCGGTGCAGGCGTATCAGGGATCGCTCCGGGGTGACCGTCGGCGGTCGATCGAACGACAGCTCGACGCGGGCGAGATCCGGGGCGTCTGGTCGACGAACGCGCTCGAACTCGGCGTCGACGTCGGCGGCCTCGACGCGGTGATCCTCGACGGCTACCCCGGCACCCGGATGGAGACGTTCCAGCGGGCCGGCCGCGCCGGCAGGGGGTCGGAGCCGGCAGCAGTCATCATGGTCGCCGGCGAGGATCAGCTCGACCAGTATCTGATGGGTCATCCGGACGAACTGTTCGACGGCGATCCGGAGGAGGCGATCACGGATCCGGAGAACGACCGGCTCCTCCGGAACCACGTCCCCTGTGCCGCAACCGAAAACTGGCTGTCGCCCGACGACGAGGGGTACTTCGGGGAGTCGTTCCCGGACGTCGTCGCCGATCTCGAGGCGTCCGGGACGCTCTCGCGACGGGAGACCGACGCCGGGCTCCGGTGGCTCTTCGACGGCGGCGGGAGCCCGCAGCACGGGATGAGCCTCCGACGGATCGACGACAGAGAGGTGGACCTGCTCGACCGGCGGGACGGGGACGTTATCGCGTCGCTGGGGTTTTCGGACGCGCTCCGGGACGCCCATCCCGGCGCGATCTACCACCACCAGGGGGAGACCTACGAGGTGGCCGAGCTGGATCTCGATCGCGACGTCGCCGAGCTTACCCCGACGTGGGCGGATTACTACACCCGTGTGCTCACGGACAAGACGATCGAGGTCGACGAGGACCGCAAGCGACGGCCCCTCTCGGCCCGGCCGGAGACGTCCGTCCGCTTTGCGGATCTTTCGGTCACCGAGCAGGTGACCGGCTACGAGCGCCGGGACGGCTCCACCGGGGAGCCGCTGGGGCGTGTCGACCTCGAGTTGCCCGAGACGACGCTGTCGACGACTGGACTGTACGTGACGGTGCCGCCGGGCGTCGAACGGGGGATGCGGGCGCTGGGTCGGGAAAACGGGACGGGAGCCGCCGGCGAACTGGCGCTTGCGGGCGGGATCCACGCGGCCGAACACGGCGTGATTTCGCTTTTCCCGCTGGAGTTCCTCTGTGACCGGGCGGACGTCGGGGGGCTCTCGACGCCGCGTCATCCCCACACCGACCGGGCGACGGTGTTCGTCTACGACGGCTACCCCGGTGGGGTCGGCCTCACCCGACGGGGATTCGAGGTCGCCGAGTCGCTGTTCGACCGGACCGCACGCCTGATCGACGGCTGCGGCTGCGAGGACGGCTGTCCCGCCTGCGTGCAGTCGCCCCACTGTGGGAACGCGAACGAACCGCTCGAACCCGAGCCCGCGGTGGCGTTTTTAAATGAACTGGTTGGCGCCGACCGATCGGGCCGGAAGTGA